From a single Bacillus sp. 2205SS5-2 genomic region:
- a CDS encoding DUF3981 domain-containing protein → MKFIFLLLLTTFMVPWEKPKSLNKSMILPILFWIVIGLGEYFILFDNNISSIFTSYAVIASVFIFVSLSLQTKHKNMLTLGKMAISLLLLGGFIYSSFIHSLVIAKDKYSSVEKIEKDLSEMFTEDDTPFSVPPETAKNKMKKVFGNLDKVSYFELGELTPQIVDGESLYVAPIEASGFFKARRAGFIPGYITMSGTNPDAEAKLIVGYEMEYVPSMYFGKNLERIVRQAEPDLIFNGEAKFEIDDQGNPYYTMTYGKKISLRSGFMVEGVVVVDPQTGITNTYTIKDAPSFIDGVLNHESASLENDYFGYYVHGFWNNVFSQSDVKIPTDWGTYEGVTPIFSKDGKMYYFTDFTSPKEGVDSALGYSLIDARTGVLYYYNGDLVKGIMDGSGANEVVDNSFKKEKWHGTMPVIYNVYGKPSWVVPVTDDGGLVRSYAVMLASNAKVFATGSTQREAFNKYKTVLSRGDLTKRPSSQSESKEIQGNVQRVYKETGEELTIVFVLLENDNRVYMISSVDFPYSIFTEVGDTVLFTYSDTGEQILSVTEFSNKSLE, encoded by the coding sequence ATGAAATTTATTTTTCTTCTATTACTAACAACCTTTATGGTTCCTTGGGAAAAGCCAAAGTCTCTTAATAAAAGCATGATTTTGCCCATTTTATTTTGGATTGTAATTGGTTTAGGAGAGTATTTTATACTTTTCGATAATAATATATCATCCATTTTCACTTCTTACGCGGTAATTGCTTCAGTTTTTATTTTCGTAAGCTTATCTCTTCAAACCAAACATAAGAACATGTTGACCTTAGGGAAAATGGCGATTTCTTTATTACTACTTGGAGGATTTATTTATAGCAGCTTTATCCATTCACTCGTGATTGCGAAAGACAAGTATTCATCGGTTGAAAAGATTGAAAAAGATTTATCTGAAATGTTCACAGAGGACGATACCCCTTTCTCGGTTCCTCCCGAGACAGCTAAAAACAAAATGAAAAAGGTATTCGGAAACCTTGATAAAGTATCTTACTTTGAATTAGGTGAACTCACTCCCCAAATTGTAGACGGTGAATCTCTGTATGTTGCTCCTATTGAAGCTTCGGGATTCTTTAAAGCTAGAAGAGCAGGTTTTATTCCCGGGTATATTACGATGTCCGGAACAAATCCTGATGCTGAAGCTAAACTAATTGTAGGATATGAAATGGAATATGTACCAAGCATGTATTTCGGAAAAAATTTGGAGCGAATTGTTCGCCAAGCAGAACCCGATTTAATTTTTAACGGAGAAGCCAAATTTGAAATAGATGATCAAGGAAATCCATACTATACGATGACCTATGGTAAGAAAATATCTTTACGCTCAGGGTTTATGGTAGAAGGAGTTGTTGTAGTTGATCCACAAACGGGAATCACCAATACCTATACAATAAAAGATGCTCCATCGTTTATTGACGGTGTTTTGAACCATGAATCAGCTTCCTTAGAGAATGACTATTTTGGTTATTATGTTCACGGATTTTGGAACAATGTCTTCTCTCAGAGTGATGTAAAAATCCCGACTGATTGGGGAACTTATGAAGGAGTCACACCTATTTTTAGTAAAGATGGTAAAATGTATTATTTTACGGACTTTACTTCTCCTAAAGAAGGAGTTGATTCTGCTCTAGGATACTCTTTAATCGATGCGAGAACCGGTGTTTTGTATTACTATAACGGTGATTTAGTAAAGGGCATTATGGATGGCTCTGGAGCAAATGAAGTCGTCGACAATTCCTTTAAAAAAGAAAAATGGCATGGCACCATGCCCGTTATTTACAATGTATATGGCAAACCAAGCTGGGTAGTGCCAGTGACTGATGATGGTGGCCTTGTCCGGAGCTATGCTGTGATGTTAGCTTCAAATGCCAAAGTATTTGCCACTGGATCTACACAACGAGAAGCATTCAATAAATACAAGACCGTCCTTTCGAGAGGAGACTTAACGAAGCGCCCAAGTTCACAGAGTGAATCAAAAGAAATCCAAGGAAATGTTCAACGTGTATACAAAGAAACTGGCGAAGAGCTTACAATCGTTTTTGTACTTCTTGAAAATGATAATCGCGTGTATATGATTTCCTCCGTGGATTTCCCTTACAGTATATTCACTGAAGTTGGGGATACTGTACTTTTCACTTATTCCGATACTGGAGAACAAATTCTTTCAGTTACGGAATTTTCCAATAAAAGTTTAGAATGA
- a CDS encoding TlpA family protein disulfide reductase, whose amino-acid sequence MRLRTPMPELTGATEWLNGEVSKAEVVGEKPTLIHFWSISCHLCKEAMPQVNEFRDKYKDRLNVVAVHMPRSEEDTNLEKIKEVASEHDISQPIFIDNEHKLTDAFENQYVPAYYVFDKEGSLRHFQAGGSGMKMLEKRVNRVLAEMESAD is encoded by the coding sequence ATGAGATTAAGAACCCCGATGCCAGAATTAACTGGTGCAACAGAATGGTTGAATGGTGAAGTAAGTAAAGCAGAGGTTGTCGGCGAAAAACCAACATTGATTCATTTTTGGTCCATTAGCTGTCATTTATGCAAAGAGGCAATGCCACAAGTGAATGAGTTTCGTGATAAATATAAAGATAGATTAAATGTAGTTGCCGTACATATGCCTCGTTCAGAAGAGGATACAAATCTTGAGAAAATTAAAGAGGTCGCAAGTGAACATGATATATCTCAACCCATCTTCATTGATAACGAGCATAAGCTAACTGATGCCTTTGAAAATCAATATGTTCCTGCTTATTATGTGTTTGATAAAGAGGGTAGCTTGCGTCATTTTCAGGCCGGTGGAAGTGGTATGAAGATGTTAGAAAAACGAGTCAATCGTGTATTGGCTGAAATGGAGTCAGCAGATTAA
- a CDS encoding ABC transporter ATP-binding protein has protein sequence MSQSKLHNRIQKRFHYSTDQIIDKSFNWRQLWRLLAYVKPYTKNLVPLSILMVIITTAVRLSIPILIGVYTLDRAIQNRDMNLLTILVMVIVSLYILNYVANVLRIRWMNMLGQSVIYDLRKHLFSHVQWLSHRFFDQRSAGSILVRIMNDINSLQELFTNGVINLLMDLILLLGIVVILFTLSPQLTLAVLVILPIMFLISTTLRKKIRRSWQDVRTKQAKLNSHLNESIQGVRVTQSFTQEQENMMFFDGVNTESFDSWRTATRKNAMFRPLVELTNAVGTAVLIWYGAHLINAGSLQLGEFVSFAFYLGMFWEPISRLGMVYNQLLIGMASSERIFEFLDEKPIVSEAEKAIELKDIQGEIVFRSVEFSYDGKRKALNGIDLKMNKGNTVALVGHTGSGKTTIANLITRFYDPTAGNVFVDGYDLKDISISSLRNQISIVLQDTFIFSGTIKENIRFGRPDATDEDVIHAAKAIGAHEFITKMPKGYETEVEERGNVLSVGQCQLLSFARALLADPRIIILDEATASIDTETEVKIQAALNRLLHGRTAIIIAHRLSTIREADHIFVLDHGDIKEQGNHEDLMDQEGVYYELVKTQFKMLEAM, from the coding sequence ATGAGTCAAAGTAAACTACATAATCGAATTCAAAAGCGATTTCATTACTCGACTGATCAAATAATCGATAAGTCATTTAACTGGAGGCAGCTGTGGCGATTACTTGCCTACGTAAAGCCCTACACTAAAAATTTAGTGCCATTGTCTATCTTAATGGTTATTATTACAACGGCAGTTCGGCTCTCAATCCCAATCCTAATAGGTGTGTATACATTAGATAGAGCCATTCAAAATCGAGATATGAATTTATTGACAATACTAGTTATGGTCATTGTTTCGCTTTATATCCTTAATTACGTCGCTAATGTATTAAGAATAAGGTGGATGAATATGCTTGGTCAAAGTGTAATCTATGATTTGAGAAAGCATCTATTTTCACACGTCCAGTGGTTATCGCATCGCTTCTTCGATCAACGCTCAGCGGGATCAATTCTCGTTCGTATTATGAATGATATTAATTCACTCCAGGAATTGTTTACAAATGGCGTAATAAATTTATTGATGGACCTTATATTGCTTTTGGGAATTGTGGTTATTCTATTTACTCTAAGCCCACAACTTACACTCGCTGTGTTAGTAATTCTGCCGATAATGTTTTTAATCTCGACAACATTGAGGAAGAAAATCCGCAGATCTTGGCAAGATGTTCGAACTAAACAAGCGAAATTGAATTCACACTTAAATGAGAGCATTCAAGGGGTTCGCGTCACGCAATCCTTTACTCAAGAACAAGAAAATATGATGTTCTTCGACGGAGTGAATACAGAAAGTTTTGATAGCTGGAGAACAGCGACTAGAAAGAATGCGATGTTTCGCCCCTTAGTAGAACTTACGAACGCTGTCGGGACAGCTGTACTTATTTGGTATGGTGCACATTTAATCAATGCAGGTAGTTTGCAATTAGGAGAATTTGTTTCCTTTGCCTTTTATCTAGGGATGTTTTGGGAGCCTATATCTCGTCTTGGTATGGTCTACAATCAGCTTTTAATCGGCATGGCTTCTTCTGAACGAATATTTGAATTTTTAGATGAAAAACCAATTGTGTCAGAGGCTGAAAAAGCGATTGAATTAAAAGATATTCAAGGAGAAATTGTGTTTCGTTCTGTCGAGTTTTCATACGATGGTAAACGTAAGGCATTAAACGGAATTGATTTGAAAATGAACAAAGGAAATACCGTTGCACTTGTAGGGCATACGGGATCAGGAAAAACGACAATTGCAAACTTGATTACTCGTTTTTACGACCCAACTGCTGGAAATGTGTTTGTTGATGGCTATGATTTAAAAGATATATCGATTTCAAGCCTTCGAAATCAGATTAGTATCGTGCTTCAAGATACATTTATTTTTTCTGGTACAATCAAAGAGAATATTCGATTTGGACGCCCAGATGCAACCGATGAGGATGTAATTCACGCTGCCAAAGCGATTGGAGCACATGAGTTTATAACTAAAATGCCTAAGGGATATGAAACAGAAGTTGAGGAAAGAGGGAATGTCCTTTCTGTTGGGCAATGTCAATTATTGTCGTTTGCAAGAGCATTATTAGCTGACCCACGTATCATTATTTTAGATGAGGCAACCGCTTCAATCGATACCGAAACGGAAGTCAAAATACAAGCAGCTTTAAATCGTTTGTTACATGGACGAACCGCGATTATTATCGCTCATAGACTTTCAACTATCCGGGAAGCCGATCATATTTTTGTGCTTGATCACGGGGATATAAAAGAACAAGGAAATCATGAGGACCTTATGGATCAAGAAGGTGTTTACTATGAGCTAGTGAAAACGCAGTTCAAAATGTTGGAAGCTATGTAA
- a CDS encoding peroxiredoxin: MAERMVGKQAPRFEMDAVLANKEFGNVSLEENMKNDKWTVLFFYPMDFTFVCPTEITAMSDRYDEFEDLDAEIVGVSTDTIHTHLAWINTDRKENGLGELRYPLAADTNHVVSRDYGVLIEEEGVALRGLFIINPEGELQYQTVFHNNIGRDVEETLRVLQALQTGGLCPANWKPGQATL; this comes from the coding sequence ATGGCAGAACGTATGGTAGGAAAACAAGCTCCACGATTTGAAATGGATGCAGTACTTGCAAACAAAGAATTTGGCAATGTAAGTTTGGAAGAAAATATGAAAAATGACAAATGGACAGTATTATTCTTCTATCCAATGGACTTCACTTTCGTATGTCCAACAGAGATTACTGCAATGTCTGATCGTTATGACGAATTTGAGGACTTGGATGCAGAAATCGTAGGTGTGTCGACAGATACGATTCACACTCATTTGGCTTGGATTAACACAGATCGTAAAGAAAACGGATTAGGTGAATTAAGATATCCGCTTGCTGCTGATACGAATCATGTTGTTTCACGTGACTATGGTGTGTTAATTGAAGAAGAGGGTGTAGCTCTTCGTGGATTATTCATTATTAATCCTGAAGGTGAACTACAGTATCAAACGGTTTTCCATAACAACATCGGTCGTGATGTAGAAGAAACACTTCGTGTTCTTCAAGCTCTTCAAACAGGTGGACTTTGCCCAGCCAACTGGAAACCAGGACAAGCTACACTTTAA
- a CDS encoding ABC transporter ATP-binding protein, which yields MEVFKKLKEFYWPYKRYFFTSMIFLLFVTVITVVYPIILQMTIDEAVLKGNYEIIPYLALGFVGIMVLKGFATFLQQYNGDMFGISSVYRLRNVLYEKLQFLPFSYYDNAKTGDLMSRLTADVEAFRFFLSFGFTELIRFLLLISISFSVMMYYSVSLTFVTLITLPFLAIVVYKFDKAVHPAFRGIRKSFGKLNTNVQENISGINTVKSLSREEHQISKFNSSNGNYKENYIFTSNIWAKFFPLMEFLGNISVVTLLGYGGYLVINGSLRPGELVAFYSLVWYIIWPIMNLGFTINLFSQSKASGERLLEILEVDEVIKDQDSPLHVDRFLGDVDFDNVTLKYTNEEDAALKEISFKAQPGSVIGLIGETGSGKTSIPQLMTRFYEPVEGIVKIDGEDVKEYSLKSLRQNVGFVLQESFLFSSTIAANISYGRPEVTMERVIEAAKSAQAHEFICELPDGYETVLGERGLGLSGGQKQRIAIARAICTDPSILILDDATSAVDMETEFQIQKELKDVMKNRTTFIIAHRISSLKHADEILVLENGRIVERGKHEKLLRNNGPYQRIYEIQYKDQKRILQGQKG from the coding sequence ATGGAAGTATTCAAAAAATTAAAAGAATTCTACTGGCCGTATAAACGGTATTTTTTTACTTCAATGATTTTTCTATTATTTGTAACCGTCATCACAGTCGTCTATCCGATTATTTTACAGATGACTATAGATGAAGCGGTCCTAAAAGGCAACTATGAAATAATTCCTTATTTGGCATTAGGATTTGTAGGAATTATGGTGTTAAAAGGATTCGCCACATTTCTTCAGCAGTATAATGGGGATATGTTTGGAATCTCTTCGGTCTATCGTTTGCGAAATGTGTTATATGAAAAACTACAATTTCTCCCGTTTTCCTACTATGATAATGCCAAAACAGGTGATTTAATGTCGAGATTGACGGCAGATGTGGAAGCATTCCGTTTTTTCTTGTCGTTCGGTTTTACGGAATTGATTCGTTTTTTACTTCTAATATCAATTAGCTTTAGTGTCATGATGTATTATTCGGTGTCACTTACATTTGTTACGCTGATCACACTTCCTTTTTTGGCGATTGTCGTCTATAAATTTGATAAAGCGGTTCATCCTGCGTTCAGGGGTATCCGTAAATCATTTGGAAAACTAAATACCAATGTACAAGAAAACATTAGTGGAATTAATACGGTAAAAAGTCTATCAAGAGAAGAACACCAAATCTCAAAGTTTAATTCTTCAAATGGAAATTATAAAGAAAATTATATTTTCACATCCAATATATGGGCTAAATTTTTTCCTTTAATGGAATTTTTGGGGAATATAAGTGTGGTCACACTCCTAGGATATGGAGGATATTTAGTCATCAATGGTTCGTTGAGACCTGGAGAGCTTGTCGCATTTTATAGCTTAGTTTGGTATATCATATGGCCGATTATGAATCTTGGTTTTACGATCAATCTTTTTTCTCAGTCAAAGGCTTCTGGGGAGCGTTTATTAGAAATTCTTGAGGTAGATGAAGTGATTAAAGACCAAGATTCTCCTCTTCATGTAGATCGATTTTTAGGAGACGTGGACTTCGATAACGTCACGTTAAAATATACAAACGAAGAAGATGCGGCCTTAAAAGAGATTTCGTTTAAAGCTCAGCCGGGATCAGTGATAGGACTGATTGGCGAAACCGGATCCGGTAAAACAAGTATTCCTCAGCTTATGACACGCTTTTATGAACCAGTTGAGGGAATCGTAAAGATTGATGGAGAAGATGTGAAAGAATATTCGCTAAAATCTCTTCGGCAAAATGTAGGTTTCGTACTCCAGGAATCCTTTTTATTTTCTTCAACAATCGCCGCAAATATTTCCTATGGACGGCCAGAAGTGACAATGGAAAGAGTAATTGAGGCAGCTAAAAGTGCGCAAGCTCATGAATTTATTTGTGAACTTCCTGATGGCTATGAAACGGTTCTGGGGGAAAGAGGATTAGGTTTATCTGGTGGGCAAAAGCAACGCATCGCCATCGCACGTGCTATTTGTACCGATCCTTCAATTTTAATACTGGATGATGCGACAAGTGCGGTTGATATGGAAACAGAGTTCCAAATTCAAAAAGAATTAAAAGACGTCATGAAAAATAGGACGACGTTTATTATTGCTCACCGAATCTCTTCTCTAAAACATGCAGATGAAATATTAGTTTTAGAAAATGGTAGGATTGTTGAGCGTGGAAAGCACGAGAAATTATTAAGAAATAACGGACCGTATCAGCGAATTTATGAGATTCAATATAAAGATCAGAAGCGAATACTTCAGGGACAGAAGGGGTGA
- a CDS encoding mechanosensitive ion channel family protein, which translates to MNEINFWEDYDWESLLMTIGIGVLQFFALIIGFLIIKGIGNKLIDRLFTKYEQSNTISKGRSLTLRGLMKNILNYILIFVFFVTILQIFGIEVTAILAGAGVVGLAIGFGAQGLVSDVVTGFFILLEKQLDVGDYVTTGSFSGIVEQVGLRTTQIRGFDGTLHYVPNREITSVSNHSRGNMRALVDIGISYDDNIDHAISIIQDACNTFAKENENIVEGPNVLGVQDLASSDVVIRILAKTKNMEQWSVERELKKRLKNTLDDHGIEIPFPHQTYIEKK; encoded by the coding sequence ATGAATGAAATAAATTTTTGGGAAGATTATGACTGGGAAAGCTTACTTATGACAATAGGGATTGGGGTTCTCCAATTTTTCGCCTTAATTATTGGTTTTCTAATTATTAAAGGAATTGGCAATAAATTAATCGATCGGTTATTTACTAAATATGAACAGTCCAATACGATTTCAAAAGGTCGATCCCTCACGCTTAGAGGGCTTATGAAAAACATTTTAAACTACATACTAATTTTTGTGTTTTTCGTCACAATCCTACAGATTTTTGGAATCGAAGTAACTGCAATCCTCGCTGGTGCCGGTGTCGTTGGATTAGCGATTGGGTTTGGTGCACAAGGCTTAGTAAGTGATGTAGTAACAGGATTTTTTATTCTCTTAGAAAAACAACTAGATGTTGGTGACTATGTCACTACCGGAAGCTTCTCTGGTATTGTAGAGCAAGTTGGGTTAAGAACTACGCAAATTCGTGGTTTCGATGGAACACTTCATTACGTGCCTAATCGTGAAATTACATCGGTTAGCAACCATTCTCGGGGGAATATGCGAGCGCTTGTTGACATTGGTATCTCCTATGATGATAATATTGATCACGCTATTTCGATCATTCAAGATGCTTGTAATACTTTCGCTAAAGAAAATGAAAATATCGTTGAGGGACCAAATGTACTAGGAGTTCAAGATTTAGCTTCTTCTGATGTGGTCATTCGTATTCTTGCAAAAACAAAGAATATGGAGCAATGGAGTGTTGAACGTGAGTTAAAGAAACGTCTGAAAAATACACTAGACG